From a single Mycolicibacterium moriokaense genomic region:
- a CDS encoding DUF2834 domain-containing protein: MVSLIVHLVLAFATMAVIVKTNTAIFGRYSSGPQVTGLELFYYVAGIATVVLGYYFNHQYVADYAPHGGLHNFIWGPGSWWEFITLGYANSAASSASQDYTVMSVLLFPVWSIIDGRRRGIKHPWLFCGFILFASSAFAWAAYLAAAERQHRHQQLGALQSAV, translated from the coding sequence ATGGTTTCGCTGATCGTCCACCTTGTCCTCGCATTCGCGACGATGGCCGTCATCGTCAAGACCAACACCGCGATCTTCGGGCGCTACTCCTCCGGACCGCAGGTGACCGGCCTCGAACTCTTCTACTACGTCGCAGGTATCGCGACGGTCGTGCTCGGCTACTACTTCAACCATCAGTACGTGGCCGACTACGCGCCGCACGGCGGCCTGCACAACTTCATCTGGGGCCCCGGCAGCTGGTGGGAGTTCATCACGCTCGGATATGCGAACTCCGCCGCCAGCTCGGCAAGCCAGGACTACACCGTCATGAGCGTCCTGCTGTTCCCGGTGTGGTCGATCATCGACGGGCGCAGGCGCGGCATCAAACACCCCTGGCTCTTCTGCGGGTTCATCCTGTTCGCGAGCTCGGCGTTCGCGTGGGCGGCCTACCTCGCCGCAGCTGAGCGCCAGCACCGGCACCAACAGCTCGGGGCACTTCAATCCGCGGTCTGA
- a CDS encoding TetR/AcrR family transcriptional regulator, with product MVRPAQTARSERTREALRQAAVVRFLAQGFEETSAEQIAADAGVSLRTFYRHFASKHDLLFADYAGLQWFRSALAERNPDESIIDAVHSAIMARPYDDWAVAQTAALRAQEIEPDRIVRHIRQVEADFAQAIEQHLTEVDPPAPGTDERMRIAVTARCIAAAVFGAMEVWMLGQERSLPELSRLTREALDTLAKGIS from the coding sequence ATGGTCCGGCCCGCCCAGACGGCACGAAGTGAGCGCACCCGCGAGGCGCTGCGCCAGGCCGCCGTGGTGCGGTTTCTGGCCCAGGGTTTCGAGGAGACGTCGGCCGAGCAGATCGCCGCCGACGCCGGAGTCTCGCTGCGCACGTTCTACCGGCACTTCGCGTCCAAACACGACCTGCTGTTCGCCGATTACGCTGGCCTGCAATGGTTTCGGTCTGCGCTGGCCGAACGCAATCCCGACGAGTCGATCATCGATGCGGTGCATTCGGCGATCATGGCGCGGCCGTACGACGACTGGGCCGTCGCGCAGACGGCCGCGCTGCGCGCCCAGGAAATCGAACCCGACCGGATCGTCCGGCACATCCGGCAGGTCGAGGCCGATTTCGCCCAGGCCATCGAGCAGCACCTCACCGAGGTCGACCCGCCCGCGCCGGGCACCGACGAACGCATGCGGATCGCGGTCACCGCACGGTGCATCGCGGCGGCGGTGTTCGGCGCGATGGAGGTGTGGATGCTCGGTCAGGAGCGCTCGCTGCCCGAGTTGTCGCGGCTGACCCGGGAGGCGCTGGACACGCTCGCCAAGGGGATCAGCTGA